Within the Oreochromis niloticus isolate F11D_XX linkage group LG14, O_niloticus_UMD_NMBU, whole genome shotgun sequence genome, the region ttgggtgcagtgtattttttacatacaggtataacagaatagctttagtgttgttgtttatttaaacttgagtatgaacttatacaaaatgcagcaagatattaaaaaaacagttttattgatattcatatcggtatcggcagatatccaaatttatgatatcggtattggacataaaaaagtggtattgtGCCATCTCTACTTTTTGCATTGATTATCCAAGCCTCTGGAACTCTCCagggggaaaacaaaaactattCCTACAAAAGAGATTCCCTAATCTGGTGTTTTGATCACTTTTTGGTGAGTGCTAACAGCTGTCCCTTTAAACCAGTCAGTGATCCCTCGTGTCCTACAGATGGAGTCATTGtcatcctgaaaaaaaaaaaccactctGTAGAACCTATATGGACTTGTCGCTTGTGTGCCATGACAAAACAAGTGtagtttaaagtttttaatgccacacacacacacatacacatacaggtTTATTATATCATGGCGCCACCTTCTGGATTGAGGTTGCTCAAACTACTGTAGCATGATCAATGTTTCTTACTTTCCAGAGTTTATAAAACATTGTTGAGGATGTGAATGCATTAGCACTGCCCAAATAACAGCCATTGGGCAATATCTTTTTCTTAAACtgttaaaatcaataaaagtttattttccaATAAAACAATGTGCTATCCTTAATTGTGTTCGTATTACTTGCTATTGACAAATATCTGTCCTTCTGGCTTCATAATTCCATGAGTCCAGTACTGGTAAGGATTATTACTTGTCAATTATCCTTAGTCATTTGTGCCATTAGCAATCTGTTTACATAAAAAGCCTCAAACTCTGAATTCCTCATAGATGAACTAGTATTGTGAACTTGATTGAAAAAGGTACATGTATTAATCAAGACTTAAAAAATGGACTACTGACTTGACAGGTTTGCAGATAAGTATGGTTATCCTCCACAAGAGGTTAAGTCTCACTTGTGAAAAAGGCTAGCTGTTTGCAGACTGCTGTATTTAAACAGCTGTCTAAAAGGGAAGTGTGATATAAAGAGAAGATTGTCAAGATAAGTCAAATCAGGAACTTGGGAGAGCTTTGCAAACAGAGAACTGAGGCCGGTGACAGAGGATCAAGATCCACCACACATAGGTGTCTAGTGGTTCGGTATTAGGAAAGGAGCTACAACTGCCGCATTCCTAATACTGAACCACTAGATTTTAGAGTACTTCTTGCTTTCCACTGCTGACAGGCTTTATAGATTCTTATTTCCTTTTACAGCAAGACCTAGCAGCTTCCCACAGCGCCAAAACTATCAAATAGCTTGCTGACTGCATTATTGGGCAGCTAACAAACCTGAGCCCAAGAGGAAGATGAGAAACACCCAACACAGAATTACAGATGGACTGAAGGCCCCTATTTGCATGTAATGAATATAGAATATACATGGAAGTTTGGTAGTTTTTAGAAATATTGTGAGATGATTACAATTAGaagaaggagggaaaaaaaaacaaacttgttaaaaaaaaacaaaaaaaaaacacgaccTTTATTGAAGACATTCTTGAATGTCGACAGCTGCATTTGATATTAGAGTGGTATTCAAAGAACAATAAAAAGACATTGGGACagcacataaaaaaatatttttcaaaataaacaaaaatacactAGCAACTCAGAAATCTCATTTTTGAGTTGTAACACCTAAAGACTAGTTACTTTCATACTTATTTGTAGTCCTCCTAGACTGTTACATAATATGGCAGGGTTAAAGTACTACCACTAGAAAATTCCAAACGCAAGATATGTAGTGTtgactttacaaaaaaaaaccgaaagaaaaagaaaaggagaataACACTGTACatcttaaaaacattaaatatacaCATGATCTTGGTCAATCTGACTTCTGTTTTTCAAGATGGTGAATTGAGATATAAGGATATATGGCATAAACAAAACTGCAGGTCCTGTCCCCAAGTGAGctactcatcatcatcatcctcatcttcttcctcttcttcttctccctcctcctcctcttcttcattatcatcatcatcagctgcagcagctggtcCTGAATCCACTTTTCCCTTTGTGCGGTAAGCAACAATATCCTGCAACAGAGAGATAAGCTCTTTTCCATGCTCCACAAACAATAGCATTTTTCTATCAAATCAACAAATTTAACTTCCATGTCATTTTGGATTATCACCTTGTCATATTTCTCCTTCAACTTGGCAGCCTTCTTCTCATATGGCTGCTTTTCTTCCGCAGATGAGCTATTCCACATCTCTCCCAACTTCTTTGCCGTGTCCCCAATGGAAAGGCCAGGAtattcactttttatttttgggcGAAAATCTGCACAGAAGAGGAAGAATGCAGacctgtggggggaaaaaaggaaacaaaacagaaaaacactttgCTGTTTAATCGCTCAAAATACACTTACAGTCTGAAAGAAAACGAGAAATGTGACAAAGTGTTGATTATGGCACATACGGTGGTCTCTTGGGGGCATTGGGGTCCTTGAATCGCTTCTTCTTCTGGCCCTTGGGAGGCACGTAATTCTTCATTTCCCGCTCATAACGCAACTTGTCTTGCTTGGCCATGTCTTCAAACTTGCCTTTCTCTTTTGGTGACATTGTCTTTGGAGAAACACAGCCAGTTTTAAAcaatctaaaaaataaaatactgaatttagaaaattgaaaataaaatctgataTTGTGAATAATTCCTTTTACCTTCCATCGCTCAGAGCATTTCTTGGAGAACTCTGAGAAGTTGACACTGGCATCAGGGTGTTTCTTCTTATGCTCCTCCCGGCATGTCTGCACAAAGTAGGCATATGAGGACATTTTGCCCCTCGGCTTCTTTGGATCCTTCACCATTTTGGCTTACTAAATTTTAAGGAgagaaaatacagttttaaattCAAAGTATACCAGCACTTTCATGCAATTTAAGTAACAGCATCTGAATGGCCCTGGCCAGTTGTCTGCCTCCTACTCCATCAGTTCCTCAGATCTATTGTTTAAATTGGGTGGTGGGAGGAGGGTGCCTGGGGTGACTGATGATCCATTGTATGAAGAGGCCAGCATTTATTAAAACTACAATCAGCTACACATTACTCTACTGGCGCGTTAGATCAAACGTTTACCCATATAAGCCAGTAAAACAGTATAGTGCTGCTTAATGTTAGCACTCCGTGAAGCAAACCGGCTTGAGGTTCTACGTGAACACATTAGCTTCCACCTCATTTGATTGTTCATTAGCTTTTAGCCATCTTGCTTTGTGTTCTCTTGCTATCAGCGTTAGCCTTCAAGCTAGGCTAGCATGTCACGGTGCTCATCTCGGGAGACGATTATGAAAATGGCTGATTAGACTGCTAACAATGGCTAGCTGCCTTTTTCAAACACCCCTCACGTCCTTCAGGACAAATTCCCCTGTTACTGGTGTCACCTGTCTGAACGCTACAAATTATTCGACTTAAAGTTTAGTGAAAGTGGCACTAATGCCGGAGAATGATGCTCTGCCTGTATCACCGTACTCCGGTTGCCTCAGCACCAGTCAACGGTATTAACCTACATTCAACAGCCAGCTAACGCTAGCCTTTATGGTAGCATCCAGCCACCTTTAGCACGCACCACAGCAGCGGACGTTACGTTAAGCGAAGTGCGGCAGACAGTTAACTCGACCATCAGGGATCTTGTCCTTTAACCCAGTGGGCACTTTATTTTAGTTATTACTCATGGCCGCGGTGAATGTCACTGTACGGTAACTACTTAGCCAAGTTAGCAAGATAACGTTAAACACCAGGAGCTTGACACTGAGTTAGCATCCCATTCAGCTCAGCCAAGCAACCAACTACGTACAACGGTAATGTATACTGTGCAAAGCATATCGCAGAGCATTGTTTCATTCATAAGAGCCGCACACTATTCGCTTTGTTTAAGATTACGTTTATAGTGCTTACCCCTACAGCGCTATATGAGGCCAGCCGCACGTCGGTACGTCTCAAACAATGGGACGAAAAGCACCGTCAGTGCGCGGTCTTTTGGCTGCGAGGATCCGTCTGTGTTTATTCTGTGTGTTGGGCACCGGCTGTCGGACATTGGCTGCCGCCAACTCCTTGGAGTATCTTATTGGACACGCGCTGTCAGTCCTGCTTGTTGAACGGTTGGTTGTTCAAAACACGGCGGTGTGATGGCGCTCGGCTTGAATGGCAGTGAGTTTAACTGAAGGGAAGAACAAACGGAATGAAATGCAGAGCCCattagtaaaaaacaaaaaggaaagactCCAGTAGTTTGAAGTTACTCCTACGCTTACGTTAAAGTTGCATTATCAACGAACCATATCGTTTACGTGACACATTGCTTTGAGAATGGATATTTGTCCCCgttctcatttatttattgtctaTTTACCACATGTACATGTTCAAGCAAGTTTTAATATTGGACaagaataaatttaaaaaatgtttttaaatgatagttttatttatccagtgaaatattaattattattaaatattaatcaATTAAGTAtgatttaacacattttttgaAAAGCGAGTTCAATTTCACTGGCTATAGAAAGCAATTAATTAGGTTTTGACAAA harbors:
- the hmgb1b gene encoding high mobility group protein B1b isoform X2; the protein is MPTLCRHAGRSIRRNTLMPVSTSQSSPRNALSDGRLFKTGCVSPKTMSPKEKGKFEDMAKQDKLRYEREMKNYVPPKGQKKKRFKDPNAPKRPPSAFFLFCADFRPKIKSEYPGLSIGDTAKKLGEMWNSSSAEEKQPYEKKAAKLKEKYDKDIVAYRTKGKVDSGPAAAADDDDNEEEEEEGEEEEEEDEDDDDE
- the hmgb1b gene encoding high mobility group protein B1b isoform X1, with the protein product MVKDPKKPRGKMSSYAYFVQTCREEHKKKHPDASVNFSEFSKKCSERWKTMSPKEKGKFEDMAKQDKLRYEREMKNYVPPKGQKKKRFKDPNAPKRPPSAFFLFCADFRPKIKSEYPGLSIGDTAKKLGEMWNSSSAEEKQPYEKKAAKLKEKYDKDIVAYRTKGKVDSGPAAAADDDDNEEEEEEGEEEEEEDEDDDDE